In Nostoc edaphicum CCNP1411, the sequence GTAAAATTACCGCAGTTACCACCAGGAATTGGCGGTTTGTTCGGGTTTTGGGGCTATGAATTGATTCACTGGATTGAACCGCGTGTACCAATTTATCCACCAGATGAGCGAAATATCCCTGATGGATTGTGGATGCAGGTAGACCACCTGTTGATTTTTGACCAGGTGAAGCGGAAAATTTGGGCGATCGCTTATGCTGATTTACGTGACCCCAATGTAGATTTACGCGCAGCATATCAACAAGCTAGCGATCGCGTCACCCAAATGCTCGAAAAGCTATCTCTACCCCTATCGCCGGAAAAAACTCGATTGGAATGGAATCCGCCAGGGAGCAGAGGAGCAGGGGAGCAGGGGAGTAGAGTGACAGAGGAGTATAAGAGTAATTTTACCCGCCCTGATTTTTGTGCCAGTGTCGAAAAGGCCAAAGATTACATTAAAGCAGGTGATATTTTTCAAGTAGTAATTTCTCAACGACTATCAACAACATACACAGGCGACCCATTTGCCCTTTACCGCTCCCTACGTCAGATAAATCCTTCGCCTTACATGGCTTACTTTAACTTCCAAGATTGGCAAATTATTGGTTCCAGTCCCGAAGTGATGGTGAAAGCCGAAACCGATGCAGATGGTGGAGTGATAGCAACGGTACGGCCAATTGCTGGGACGCGTCCGCGAGGTAAAACTACCCAGGAAGATGCAGCCTATGCTCAAGATTTACTCCAAGACCCCAAGGAAATAGCTGAACACGTAATGCTTGTGGATTTAGGGCGGAATGATTTGGGGCGTGTTTGTCAAAGTGGTAGCGTCAAAGTTGATGAGTTAATGGTAGTTGAGCGCTACTCCCATGTGATGCACATTGTCAGCAATGTTGTGGGTAAATTAGCACTTGGTAAAACAGCATGGGATTTACTGAAAGCTTCCTTCCCAGCAGGTACGGTAAGCGGCGCACCCAAAATTAGGGCGATGGAGATTATCCACGAATTAGAGTCTAGTCGTCGGGGTGTTTATTCCGGTGTGTATGGATATTACGATTTTGAAGGACAATTAAATACTGCGATCGCAATCCGCACAATGGTAGTGCATGATAATACGGTGAGCGTACAAGCCGGCGCAGGCTTGGTGGCTGATTCTGAGCCAGAGAAAGAATACGAAGAGACGCTGAATAAAGCTAGAGGTCTATTAGAGGCGATTCGTTGTTTGCGTTGAATTGAAGAAGGGAATAGGGAATAGGGAATAGGGAATAGGGAATAGGTTATTCCCTGTTACCTGTCACCTCTCCCCTAATCCCCAATCCCTTTTATAGTTACTTTCGTGTGAAATTAATTGCACACTGATTTTTGTTGGTTAATTGTAAAACCGGACTTGATATAAGTACAGAAATAGTTCGATCTGCTGTATGAGAATCAAGACCAGACTTTAACAGTTGATATATCAATATCCTTCTATTTTGAATTACATAGGTTTTACTTTGAACTGCAAGATATTTGGAAACAATTTGTGCTACTTCTAAACCCACGTATCCGCAATACCGTGACAAATTGGGAAGCTTTATAAATCCAATCAACATCAAACTTTTTCCAAAGCTAAACGGAGTTTTTTAGACCTATTGAAAACTGAAAAGAAGTCCTGGTATCCAAATCCAAGACCTCCGTTGAAATTACCACTGACTAGAAATCAACAAACTTGCTCATCATAATTGGCTGAAGTAAACCGCCCAAAGAATTCCAGTTACTCCAATGGCAGTTAAAAGGTTAGTGAAAAATCTGCCAAATTCAACTTCTTGTCCCAATCCCTTGTCGTCTTGACCGGCAGTGAAAAACAATGACCAGGCTTGATTTGCATTGATAGTCTCAAAGTTGTTGAAATCAGGTCTAAAAACAACGGGCCCAATCAAATCTTTTTTGGGATAATCAAAATCAGTTTTCATAAGTTTGCCTCTAAATTGTTTTATTTGTCAACTGAAGAAAATTTGTAAATCTCAACATGTCTTCTCTAAAGGCTGGTTAGCCATCCAATCAAACCGTGTCCGGTGAGAACTTCCAAAGCTATGAGTGAGATAAAACCAATCATTGCCAAACGACCATTGAGTT encodes:
- the trpE gene encoding anthranilate synthase component I; its protein translation is MVFPDFSEFSQLALQGNFVPVYQEWVADLDTPVSAWYKVCAGQPYSFLLESIEGGEKLGRYSLVGCDPVWVLEARGDRTTQKNRDGSQVVFAGDPFTALAECLAPYHPVKLPQLPPGIGGLFGFWGYELIHWIEPRVPIYPPDERNIPDGLWMQVDHLLIFDQVKRKIWAIAYADLRDPNVDLRAAYQQASDRVTQMLEKLSLPLSPEKTRLEWNPPGSRGAGEQGSRVTEEYKSNFTRPDFCASVEKAKDYIKAGDIFQVVISQRLSTTYTGDPFALYRSLRQINPSPYMAYFNFQDWQIIGSSPEVMVKAETDADGGVIATVRPIAGTRPRGKTTQEDAAYAQDLLQDPKEIAEHVMLVDLGRNDLGRVCQSGSVKVDELMVVERYSHVMHIVSNVVGKLALGKTAWDLLKASFPAGTVSGAPKIRAMEIIHELESSRRGVYSGVYGYYDFEGQLNTAIAIRTMVVHDNTVSVQAGAGLVADSEPEKEYEETLNKARGLLEAIRCLR